From the Alteromonas sp. CI.11.F.A3 genome, the window ACCCTGGCCGCCGCCTTGCCAAATGAACGGGTACCAGAAGCGTTCAATCATATCCTATTATGTGAAACCAATGCTGATGCACTGGGTAGTGTTAATACCCTTGCAGAAGGACAAACCTTACTTTCTCAAGAAGGGCTTTGGTGTGCCAAAGATTGGGTAGTGAGGGGCGGTGAAGTTGAGAACAGTGTGTTGCATAGAGCATCAAAACTGGCTGAATTAAGTGAAACTCTTAACCGCATTGAAAGCGATTTAACATTAGCTCAAGCAAAAGTAGAAGAAGCTGACACGCTAGTTAATTGTAATGCTGAGCAAAGTGAAAATGCCAAACTCACTTATGAAAACCTTAAAAATACCCTAGTTCAACATACTAATGCCATGTCTGTTTTGGTAATGCAAAACGAACAATTAGCGGCACGGAATGCAAAACTTAAAGACGAATTAAGCAAGCAAAACGTCATGTTAGATAAAGAAGAAGCGCAGCTTATAACATTGTCTGATCAGCTTGAAATACATGAAGCACAGCTCTCAGAATACGAAGAGCGGGTTAGTGAAGCACAAAACAACCGAGAAAAATTTGATAATAAGGTGGCGCAACTTCGCAGTAAGGTAGAGTCGTTAACACATCAGGCTCATGAGATGGCATTGAAAGTACAGCAATTGGAAAGTCATCAAAATTTATACGCGCAACAGGTAACGCGTAACCAACAGCAGCTAACCGATTATCAATCTAGACGAGATACGCTAAGCAAAGAGCTTAACGACTTGTCGGCGCCACAAGCAGTTCAAAAAGTTCAACTACAAGAATTGCTTACCCAAAAAAGTGAGCTCGAAAATAAGCGTTCTGAGTACCAATCTAAGCATGATGAAATAGAACAATTGTTGCGCGAGTCAGAAAAAGGTCAACAGGCGTTGGCTAAAGACATTCAAGAGCGCACCAGCAATATCGAAAAGCTAAATATCGAGATTGAAGGGTTTAAAGTGCGTGCTACCGCTATTTTGGAGCAGCTAGAAGACAGCAAGCTGTCGCTTAAATCTATTCTTGAAACACTGCCTGACGAGGCTGAAGAATCAAAGTGGCAGAAAGAGCTTGAAAGCACCCAAGGGAGTTTGTCACGCTTAGGGGCGGTGAACCTGGCCGCGGTAGAAGAATACGAAACCCAATCGGAACGAAAGTTACACCTTGATACTCAATATAATGATTTAACCGATGCGTTAGAAACATTACAAAGCGCGATACGTAAAATAGATAAAGAAACCCGTACCCGTTTTTCTACTACATTTGAGCAAGTGAACCAAGATTTGAAAGCCCTGTTTCCCAAAGTGTTCGGGGGAGGCTCAGCCTACTTAGCCTTAACCGACGATGACTTACTGGAAACCGGGGTGACCATCATGGCACGCCCTCCTGGTAAGAAAAATAGTACAATTCACCTTTTAAGCGGTGGAGAAAAAGCGTTAACCGCTTTATCATTGGTATTTGCGATATTTAGGCTTAATCCAGCACCATTTTGTTTGCTGGATGAAGTGGATGCACCATTGGATGATGCTAACGTTGGGCGTTTTTGTAACTTGGTTTCAGAAATGTCGCAAACGGTGCAGTTTATTTATATCACCCACAATAAGATTGCGATGGAAATGGCAAGTCATTTAACCGGTGTTACCATGGCAGAACCTGGTGTGTCTAGGATGGTAGCGGTTGATGTTGATGAAGCAATGGCTTTCGCAGAAGCATAACAAAGGGCGACGAAGCTAAATGGAAGATGAATTACGTCTATCACTATTGTTTGCAGGTACCTGCTTTATAATTGCAGTGCTTGCACACGGTATTTGGAAAATTCGCAAAAACACAAAACCGAACAGTAAACCTCGGGTTGAACCTAGGCAGTGGGCAGATACGGGCGAGGAAGAAGGTTCGCAATCAGAAGGTTTTGATGAATTAGGTATTGGCCAAGTTCGCGTGGTGAGCTCTGGCAATGCACAAGAAAATTCACAAAACGATTTCGATGCAATCGATGAGCAAAACCCAAGTGACGCAAGTAGCAATGGACATAGCGATGCCAATCGCACAGCGGCAAATGCCTCTAAAGCAAAAAGCTTTTATGGCACCGATGACAGCTATGGTGATGAAAGCGATGTTAGTAATGTATCGGATAAACTGGCGCCTGAAAACGATACCAGTGATCACCTAGCGACATCTGCACAGAAAGAAGCTAGTACTTCAAACTCTGGTTCAAGTGCTGCCACAAGTGCTAATGGTTCAAAAACGAGTTCTGAAGATTCCGCTTGTGACACAAATGCACCGAAAGAAAAGGTGGTCGATAAACCTAAGCTTTATGGTTCGGTTGTGTCTAATCCAAAGCCGCATCTTCAAAGCAGTTCAGCTCCTGCAAATGAGGACGGTGGTTTCAGTTCAGACTCATTTCCAGAACCTCCAGGGTTTCTATTACGTGAAGGTGACGATGAATCTGCTAGTGAAGCTGCCGCTAGCACTACCAACCAGCCCTCTGCAAATTATAGCGCTGTCGATAATACACCAGTGTCTCATGATGCAGGCAATAGTGAATCAGCACCTGAACACAATTCACCAGAAATCGATGATTTCAGTTTAGATTCACCGGCAACGCAATCTGTGTCGGGGAATACTGCAGAGACAGACCGTAAAGACGCTGAACATCGGGTAAGCGAAGGTGCTGAAGTCGTTAGTGCCAGCGGCCTAGGTCAACAAGCTAAGCGATTTATGAAAGGAAAGCGCAGCAAACCTATTTCTCGCAAGCGCCAAGAGCCTAAATTTGGCGATGATCAAATGCGTATCGATTTTGATGATAGTGCAGCCAGTACCGCCAATGCAGCCAATTCAGAAGGCGCAGAAAGTGCGAATACAGGCAGCCAAGATAACAGTATGCAAAACGCGACTGCTTCTGACAGCCCCACTCAAAATGAAGGCGCTTCTGAGCAAATTGAGCAAGAAGTACTTGTACTCAATGTGAAAGCGCCCGAGGACGACCCAATAGCTGGTGCGGCCTTGTTGCCAATGCTACTTACCCTTGGCTTTAAGTTTGGCGACCAGGATATTTTCCACCGTCATGTGAATTCAAATGGCAAAGGCCCAGTGTTATTTAGCTTAGCCAATATGTTTAAGCCTGGAATTTTCGATATTGATAACCTTGAAACCTTTAACACTCAGGGTGTTTCTTTGTTTATGATCCTGCCCATTGAAGGCGACCCGCATCAAGTGTTCAACATGATGCATAACGCCGCACGTAAGCTGGCAGATGAATTTGGTGGTCAAGTGCTAGATGGTCGTCGTAGCGTGCTAACCAAACAAGGTTTACAGCAATACATGGAAAAAATACGTGAGTTTGAACGCAAACGTATGATTACCCGTCAGTAGTCATTTCCTATACATAGCAGAAAGGGCCTGACTTTTTAGCGGCCCTTTTTTGTTATCTCATGCTACCATTAGGGCAATTATTTGTAGTTAAGTACATCCACTCAATTAACATTGAGTGAGGGTGCTGCTTCTGTTTTAGTTAGCAGAACATAACAGCCATTTCTTTTAAAAAATTACACGCAAGTATCATCATGTCTGACACGTTAGAACAAGCTAAAGCCCGCGCCGAATCACTTCGTGGGCAAATAAATGAATACAACTATCAATACTATGTACTCGATGCCCCAACGGTGCCCGATGCACAATATGATAGAGATATGCAGGAACTCATTAGCATTGAAAAGCAATTCCCTGAATTGCAAAGTGTGAGTTCGCCCAGTCAAAAAGTGGGGGGCGCTGCGCTTTCAGCCTTCGAACAGGTTACCCATGAAGTGCCTATGTTGTCTCTTGATAACGCATTTGATGATGTGTCGCTATTGGCGTTTGAAAAACGAATTTACGATCGCCTGAAAGATAATAAAGTGCTTAACTTTAGCTGCGAACCAAAGCTTGATGGGTTAGCAGTTAGTATTCTTTATGAAAATGGCGAAATGGTACGTGCAGCTACGCGAGGGGATGGCCAAGTTGGCGAGAACATTACGACTAATGTTCGCACCATTGCTAACGTTCCCTTTACATTACGCGGCGAAAACTACCCGTCTCGATTGGAAGTTCGCGGCGAAGTATTTATGCCTAAGAAGGGCTTTGAAGCGCTTAATGATTATCAGCGTGCTAACGATGGTAAAGTGTTTGCTAATCCTCGTAATGCTGCCGCTGGCAGCCTTAGGCAGCTTGATTCAAAAGTAACAGCGAAACGTCCATTAATGTTTTACGCTTATTCTTTAGGTGTGGTTACGCCTGAGGATTTCGAGCTGCCACGTTATCATAGTGCGCGATTAGCGCAATTAGGTGACTGGGGCATACCCTTATGCCCTGATATCGATACTGCAGAGGGTGGCAAAGGCTGCTTAGAGTACTACCAGCGCATATTAACCCTTCGTGACAACTTACCTTACGACATCGATGGCGTAGTGTTTAAAGTTGATGATATTAGCGTACAGCAAACATTAGGCTTTGTAGCACGGGCGCCACGATGGGCAATTGCACAGAAATTCCCTGCTCAAGAAGAAATTACCAAACTGTTAGATGTTGAGTTTCAAGTGGGGCGTACCGGTGCAATAACGCCTGTCGCAAGATTAGAGCCCGTGTTTGTGGGTGGTGTTACTGTGTCAAACGCCACGTTACATAACCAAGATGAAATAGACCGCTTAGGGGTGAAGGTAGGCGACTACGTCATTATTCGCCGTGCGGGTGACGTTATTCCTCAAGTGGTGTCAGTTGTGCAAGCCAAAAGAGATGACAACGTTAAAGACATTGTCTTTCCTACAGATTGTCCAGTTTGTGGCTCTAATGTAGAAAAATTGGAAGACGAAGCCGTTGCTCGTTGTACCGGCGGCCTTATTTGTGCAGCGCAGCGTAAGCAAGCGTTAAAGCATTTTGCCTCTCGAAAAGCATTTGATATCGACGGGTTAGGCGATAAGTTGGTAGATCAACTCGTTGATGCCGATTTAGTGCATAGCCCAGCAGATTTTTTCAATCTTAAATTGGGCGATGTAGTGGGTCTTGAGCGCATGGCTGAAAAGTCTGCTGCCAAGTTGTTGCAGTCACTAGAGGCATCGAAAGCTACTACGCTAGCTAAGTTTTTATATGCGTTAGGTATTAGAGAAGTAGGTGAAGCCACGGCGGCTAATCTAGCGATGCATTTTGAAACCCTTGAGGCTATTCGCAGCGCGAGCGAGGACGAACTCATTGAAGTGCAAGATGTAGGGGGAATTGTAGCGGCGCATTTGCATAACTTCTTTAATGAGCCACACAACACCGATGTTATCGACGCCTTACTAGAGGCGGGTATTCATTGGCCTGCCATTGAGAAGAAGCCACAAAGTGCGCTACCTCTTGATGGACAAACCTGCGTAGTAACAGGAACCTTAAGCGAGATGGGGCGCTCTGACGTTAAGGCGAAACTGCAATTGTTGGGTGCAAAAGTAGCCGGCTCGGTATCGAAGAATACCTCGTTTTTAGTCGCGGGTGAAAAAGCGGGATCTAAGCTGACCAAAGCACAGGAGCTAGATGTTGAAGTGTGGGATGAAGCGACGTTACTCGCTTTTTTAGCAGAGCATGACTAGCACTTTATCACTAGCATTGCTTGAGCAATCAGTATTAATAGCATGCTTACCATTCAAACGTAAAAAGGCGCTTAGAGCGCCTTTTTCGTGTCTGCGTGTGTGGTTTTTTTTGGGTATACAGCTGTGTATTCAAAACATATTTGGTAGGCCATGTACTCGCCTGTACCCGTCTTGTACTCTTCTGTCTAAAAACAGGGACAGCGCGCTACTGTGTTTGTACCTTGGCTTTTGCACGCGCCAATCTTCTGCGTTCCCATGCCTTTTTAACCTGAAAACGCCAAATCCAGTTCAGGGTGAAGTAACCCACAGCGCTGGCGATGATGGAACAAATTGCGCAGCCAACTAAAAATGCGGGGCCAATGGTACTGATGCTTTCTACTACCCATTGCCAACTGAATTGGAATTCAAAGTGCTCAGGCTTGGTCCCAAGTACAGTAGAACCAATTTTATAAGCAGCATAAAATATAGGCGGTATGGTGAAGGGGTTGGTTACCCACACTGTGGCTACCGATAACGGTAAATTCGCACGAAAAGGGATGGCGACACCCGCAGAAAGCCACATTTGAAAGGGTACAGGCCAAAATGCAAAAAACAGCCCTATACAAAATCCGCCTGCCGCTGAACGTCTGTTTAAATGCCATAAATTAGGTTCGTGCAAAACGCTGCCGAACACGCGCAGAATTTTGTTGTTCTTTACAGCCTGCGGTTCAGGCAGGAAACGTCTAATAAATTTCTTAGGCATAACACTCGTTCGTTAACTATCAACATATGGGCTACATTCAGCCAGCTATATTTATTGCTACGTAAAACAATGGTAAATCGTATCACAATTTGGTGTGGCAGTTTTTGTGTTAGCGCAACAACCGCTGCTTTATGGCCCGAGTTGCCATCGCTAAACCTAGTGATGACGCTTGCCATAGGTGGTGGTGTACTGCTGTTCCTATCAAAGTGCAATTTTCACTTTCAAACAATAAGCGGTGAGAAACAAACGTCTTGGATAAAGTTTGTGCTTATTGCAGTTAGTGGCGCTTTTATAGGTGCTACATGGTTGGCGAGTTTAGGGTATTGGCACCTATCTTGGCAACTACCACAGAGCAAAATTCAACAAGATGTCACAATTAATGCGGTGGTTGACCAAGGAGGCTGTCTAAGTGGTCAAAAAAACGCCGAGCTCAGCTTACAAAATAGTGTAAATGCATTAAATGCAGAAAATATAGAAAGCACGGCAAACTCAAGTAAATTAAAACCGACTCAACGCGCAGGGCATGATGCAGGCGAACAGCGATTTATGGCGTACACCGTAAAGGTTAACGCCCTAGATGATTTAGCACTCAGATTCACTCGTAAAATGACATTAAGTCACCGCGTGACCGGTGCCTGTTTACACAACGGTGATAAATTTACGGCCACGGTGAAATTAAAACCAGCCTACGG encodes:
- the zipA gene encoding cell division protein ZipA translates to MEDELRLSLLFAGTCFIIAVLAHGIWKIRKNTKPNSKPRVEPRQWADTGEEEGSQSEGFDELGIGQVRVVSSGNAQENSQNDFDAIDEQNPSDASSNGHSDANRTAANASKAKSFYGTDDSYGDESDVSNVSDKLAPENDTSDHLATSAQKEASTSNSGSSAATSANGSKTSSEDSACDTNAPKEKVVDKPKLYGSVVSNPKPHLQSSSAPANEDGGFSSDSFPEPPGFLLREGDDESASEAAASTTNQPSANYSAVDNTPVSHDAGNSESAPEHNSPEIDDFSLDSPATQSVSGNTAETDRKDAEHRVSEGAEVVSASGLGQQAKRFMKGKRSKPISRKRQEPKFGDDQMRIDFDDSAASTANAANSEGAESANTGSQDNSMQNATASDSPTQNEGASEQIEQEVLVLNVKAPEDDPIAGAALLPMLLTLGFKFGDQDIFHRHVNSNGKGPVLFSLANMFKPGIFDIDNLETFNTQGVSLFMILPIEGDPHQVFNMMHNAARKLADEFGGQVLDGRRSVLTKQGLQQYMEKIREFERKRMITRQ
- the ligA gene encoding NAD-dependent DNA ligase LigA, producing MSDTLEQAKARAESLRGQINEYNYQYYVLDAPTVPDAQYDRDMQELISIEKQFPELQSVSSPSQKVGGAALSAFEQVTHEVPMLSLDNAFDDVSLLAFEKRIYDRLKDNKVLNFSCEPKLDGLAVSILYENGEMVRAATRGDGQVGENITTNVRTIANVPFTLRGENYPSRLEVRGEVFMPKKGFEALNDYQRANDGKVFANPRNAAAGSLRQLDSKVTAKRPLMFYAYSLGVVTPEDFELPRYHSARLAQLGDWGIPLCPDIDTAEGGKGCLEYYQRILTLRDNLPYDIDGVVFKVDDISVQQTLGFVARAPRWAIAQKFPAQEEITKLLDVEFQVGRTGAITPVARLEPVFVGGVTVSNATLHNQDEIDRLGVKVGDYVIIRRAGDVIPQVVSVVQAKRDDNVKDIVFPTDCPVCGSNVEKLEDEAVARCTGGLICAAQRKQALKHFASRKAFDIDGLGDKLVDQLVDADLVHSPADFFNLKLGDVVGLERMAEKSAAKLLQSLEASKATTLAKFLYALGIREVGEATAANLAMHFETLEAIRSASEDELIEVQDVGGIVAAHLHNFFNEPHNTDVIDALLEAGIHWPAIEKKPQSALPLDGQTCVVTGTLSEMGRSDVKAKLQLLGAKVAGSVSKNTSFLVAGEKAGSKLTKAQELDVEVWDEATLLAFLAEHD
- a CDS encoding DUF2062 domain-containing protein, whose translation is MPKKFIRRFLPEPQAVKNNKILRVFGSVLHEPNLWHLNRRSAAGGFCIGLFFAFWPVPFQMWLSAGVAIPFRANLPLSVATVWVTNPFTIPPIFYAAYKIGSTVLGTKPEHFEFQFSWQWVVESISTIGPAFLVGCAICSIIASAVGYFTLNWIWRFQVKKAWERRRLARAKAKVQTQ